The Mycolicibacterium parafortuitum nucleotide sequence GGCGCTGGAACCGCTGTCGGTCAATCTGCGCTGGTCATGGGACAAGCCGACCCAGGATCTGTTCGAGGCGATCGACCCACAGGTGTGGGATCAGGTGGACGGGGACCCGGTGGCGCTGCTCGGGCAGGTGGCCCCCGCCCGGCTGGAGGAACTCGCCGGTGACGAATCGTTCGTCCAGAGGCTCGGGCTGCTGGCCGCGGATCTCGATAACTACCTGACCAGGCCGTTGTGGTACCAGGGGCTGGCCGGTGAGCAGGGCGTCGAACCGCCGAAAGGCATCGCGTACTTCTCGATGGAATTCGGCGTGGCCGAGGTGTTGCCGAACTATTCCGGCGGCCTCGGGATCCTCGCCGGCGACCACCTGAAGTCGGCCTCCGATCTCGGGCTGCCGCTGATCGCCGTCGGGCTGTACTACCGCTCCGGGTACTTCCGCCAGTCGCTGTCGGCCGACGGCTGGCAGCACGAGAGCTATCCCGCGCTCGATCCGCAGGGTCTGCCGCTGCGACTGCTTACCGACCAGGCCGGCGCCCCGGTGCTGATCAAGCTCGCCCTGCCCGACGACGCACAGCTCAACGCTCAGGTATGGGTCGCGCAGGTCGGCCGAATCCCGTTGCTGCTGTTGGATTCCGACATCCCGGAGAACGAGCACGACCTGCGCACCGTCACCGACCGGCTCTACGGTGGCGACCAGGAACACCGGATCAAGCAGGAGATCCTGGCCGGGATCGGCGGGGTTCGGGCGATCCGGGCGTTCACCGAGATCGAGGGGCTTCCCGCACCCGAGGTGTTCCATATGAACGAGGGCCACGCCGGCTTCCTCGGCGCCGAGCGGATCCGTGAGCTCATCGAGGCGGGCCTCGACTTCGACACCGCGCTGGCCGTGGTGCGGGCGTCGACGGTGTTCACCACCCACACACCGGTGGCCGCGGGCATCGACCGTTTCCCGGCCGAGATGGTGGAGCGCTACTTCGGGGCCGGATCCGAGGAGGCATCGGTCGGCGGTTCCCGGCTGCTGCCGGGCGTGCCGCTTGAGCGCATCCTCGCCTTCGGCGCCGAAGACGACCCGTCGAAGTTCAACATGGCGCACATGGGCCTGCGGCTCGCGCAGCGCGCCAACGGCGTCTCGCTGCTGCACGGCCGCGTGAGCCGCGAGATGTTCAACGAACTGTGGCCGGGGTTCGACCCGGCCGAGGTGCCGATCGGATCGATCACCAACGGGGTGCACGCGCCGACCTGGGCGGCCCCGCAGTGGATCGAGCTCGGCCGCGAACTGCTCGGCAGCGAGGACCTGACCCAGCTGCGCGAGATGGAGTCCTGGTCGAGGCTGCAGAAGGTCGACCCGGGTCATCTGTGGTGGATCCGAAACCAGCTGAGAGCGGAGCTGATCGAGGACGTGCGGGCCCGGCTGCGCCGTTCCTGCCTGCAGCGCGGTGCCTCCGACGCCGAGTTGGGCTGGATCCCAACGGCTTTCGATCCGAACGTGCTGACCATCGGCTTCGCTCGCCGGGTTCCCACGTACAAGCGGCTGACGCTGATGCTGCGGGATCCGGAGCGGCTGGCCAACCTGCTGCTCGACGACAACAGGCCGATCCAGCTCATCGTCGCCGGTAAATCGCATCCCGCCGACGAGGGCGGAAAGGCGCTCATCCAGCAGATCGTGCGCTTCGCCGACCGCGAAGACCTTCGCCACCGCATCGCGTTCCTGCCCGATTACGACATGTCGATGGCGCGCAAGCTCTATTACGGGTGCGACGTGTGGTTGAACAACCCGCTGCGGCCGCTCGAGGCCTGTGGCACCTCCGGGATGAAGAGCGCGCTCAACGGCGGCCTGAATCTGTCGATCCGCGACGGCTGGTGGGACGAGTGGTACGACGGCGAGAACGGCTGGGAGATCCCGACCGCCGACGGTCTGGCCGATGAGAACCGTCGCG carries:
- the glgP gene encoding alpha-glucan family phosphorylase, with the protein product MKALRRFTVRAHLPDRLTALEPLSVNLRWSWDKPTQDLFEAIDPQVWDQVDGDPVALLGQVAPARLEELAGDESFVQRLGLLAADLDNYLTRPLWYQGLAGEQGVEPPKGIAYFSMEFGVAEVLPNYSGGLGILAGDHLKSASDLGLPLIAVGLYYRSGYFRQSLSADGWQHESYPALDPQGLPLRLLTDQAGAPVLIKLALPDDAQLNAQVWVAQVGRIPLLLLDSDIPENEHDLRTVTDRLYGGDQEHRIKQEILAGIGGVRAIRAFTEIEGLPAPEVFHMNEGHAGFLGAERIRELIEAGLDFDTALAVVRASTVFTTHTPVAAGIDRFPAEMVERYFGAGSEEASVGGSRLLPGVPLERILAFGAEDDPSKFNMAHMGLRLAQRANGVSLLHGRVSREMFNELWPGFDPAEVPIGSITNGVHAPTWAAPQWIELGRELLGSEDLTQLREMESWSRLQKVDPGHLWWIRNQLRAELIEDVRARLRRSCLQRGASDAELGWIPTAFDPNVLTIGFARRVPTYKRLTLMLRDPERLANLLLDDNRPIQLIVAGKSHPADEGGKALIQQIVRFADREDLRHRIAFLPDYDMSMARKLYYGCDVWLNNPLRPLEACGTSGMKSALNGGLNLSIRDGWWDEWYDGENGWEIPTADGLADENRRDDLEAAALYDLLERAVTPKFYDRDEHGVPTRWVEMVRHTLQSLGPKVLASRMVRDYTQKYYLPAASALRAVIEPGLPDAGEYSMPFGSARELADYRRRAEHAWPRIAIADVDSYGLPDVPLLGSELTLTAQVDLAGLRPDEVVVQAVLGRVDGGDVLVDPATVPMIHTGTADNGNEVFTATTPLPFAGSVGYTVRVLPRHRLLAGTSELGLVTLA